CCACAAAGACCGAACACCTGGCCAATAGACAGCCAGACAACTATCTAAGAACCTCCCTACCCCCGTCTCCCTTGAGGCAGatctccaaatttaaaaaaataaaaaacaaaccaCCCATAGTCAAAATATTACAAGAGGAATGTCAAGCAGATGTTAGAGAAAAACAGCCAATTGCAGACCATTTTAAAAGAAAAGGTCTTAAAAAATGACACAAAATACAATCTTAATAATATTTCAAGAAAAAGGAAATAATCAGCATATCAAAGTCATAATGattttcaaaagcaaacaattaaaaataaaaaaagtaaaacaatgaaggaaaaagaaagaaactttAACATGGAAACATCATAAACATCCGAATGTCAAAACACAGTACAACTGTAATCAACCCAAGGACAAAGTTCTAAAGTGTCCAAATCTATAAGCTGGCTGTTAACTAATAaaccagatacacacagacataaAGGAATGGTAAATTTCAGAGACATCCAAGCTCAAATGTTGATCTTCAAAACATTAGACATCTGCGTTCAAGCTTACCTCTTTGAGAAATTGTTTTGCTTCATTCACGGATTTAAAGCATTTGAATGATTTATTGGGCAGAGCAACCCTTAGGTGAAAGGGATATAACAATGCTGGACAAAGATTCCTCTGATATaattctgacatcaccattttaaaATGCAATCTTTCTTGCATCACCTCAGGACAAAAATCTTCAACAAAATGAAACTGAAGATTCTCATGCTCAGTAACTCCTTTCTGATGAGCAATCCGAATGAAGTGCTCCTTAGTATTCACATTGTGACATCGAAGAATTACATGACGTGGTTTTGGTTTCAGCGCCCGATGAGTGCGGTTGAGTGCAGGAAGGGAAGAAAATACCTCCGAGCCAAAGACCTCCATTAAGAatttttaagatagtacacagggcccatatgtccaaagataaattggcacatattttttcctaatataagccctatttgtgacagatgtaacacaaAAGTGGCTACTCTGACTCAACTGTTTTGTTCATGtgttaagtttaaataatttttggtgggatgtgtttggaatattatctaaagttatagatgcgGATGTTCAAcgtaatccacttacagcaatttttgggattattccagaggaagcattttatctatttgattttgacattatatgctgtttatatgtttttttatattatctacttgttaaactcctcttccaatttgtatattctttatttggaaaccaataaaaaagattgaaaaatgctcTTAGATGAAGCATtgagaaaaaaactgagtaaGATCCCGGCTCTCAATGTCCTCACTGAGTCTATTATTCACAAATTCAGTCTGTGGCTTCGACTCTCCAAATCAGTAATCTTGATTTTGTTCTGCTCCAGGGTTTGAGTGGTTGAACTTCATTTCATTTCCAAAGAATTCAATTTGCGATCTCTCTGTTTCCCAGCTTTAATAAACTCTGAAATTTGCCGCTGCTGTTTTTCGTTCTTCTTTTCAAGTGTTGCCAATATACCTTCGCTCTCCTTTAACCATAATTCCAAGGTAATAAATCTTTTATCAAGTTCTTCATCCAAAAGATTCTAGATAGCCAGTAAAGTAAGTTGCAACTTTTTAGgctgttcaaagacatcttcttTCTTTCCATTTTCACTGCCTTCTTCCTCTGTAAGCCATTTCAGTCGattaaaattcaaattcaaacatataaaagtgttataaacactttgataaagatattaaaggggtggtaagtaaatttaaaatgaacGGAGCAAAGCTGGAATGCAACCTACTCCATGTAGCGCCTCCATGAGAGTCCTTCGCCTAATGTAGCCTAACGCGCACATTCCCAAAAATGTAGCTACACGTCGTGGCAACACAGACTGcaagaactgtgattggtccacttggcagCAGCCAGTTTCCTCCTGTGCATTTCCTGTTGCTTTGAAGTTGGAAGGTGGACTACATCAAGGAGAGGTTAGGTGAGGTAGTCAGAAAATATGTACATGTGCACGACTCTTCATTGGCAGACAATAaaaacttgaaaatggcatcaaaatCGTGCAAAGAAATTTCCACCAACATTGCTTTGGACATCGCGGACTGCACAAAGTAATGGAAAAACTGCTCAtttttctgcgttgcagtaatttcaatagaaGTAACACTTCTGCAACATtgattagctccaactccaacaagacGTAGTCAGCAGTCGCCATTGTTCCCAACTCAACATGAGTCAATTCAACACAGTAGCACAGAACCCCaacaccaactagcgttttggcagaGCGACGCAGACACACGAACTCACAAGTAGAAATGCTCACAATGGCATAGCGTCTATGCAGAGGTATAATTCAGGcttcagcaggtgaacggcttctccccagtatgaactgaccggtgtgcttgtaggtgggaggactgagtgaatcccttcccacagtctgagcaggtgaacggcctctctccagtgtgaactctctgatgtaacttcagtttagatgacagagtgaatcccttcccacagtccgaacaggtgaacggccgctccccggtgtgaactctccaatgtaccttcagttcagatgaccgagtgaatcccttcccacagtctgagcaggtgaacggtcgttccccagtgtgaactcgctgatgtaccttcagtttgcatgattgaatgaatcccttcccacattctgagcagatgaaaggccgctccccagtgtgaactctccaatgtaccttcagttcagatgaccgagtgaatcccttcccacagtctgagcaggtgaacggtcgttccccagtgtgaactcgctgatgtaccttcagattgcatgattgaatgaatcccttcccacattctgagcagatgaaaggccgctccccagtgtgtactctctgatgtaccttcagtttagatgactcagtgaatcgcttcccacagtccgaacaggtgaacggccgctccccggtgtgaagcCGCTGGTGAACCAGTAGGgtgtatgactgagtgaatcccttcccacagtctgagcaggtgaacggcctctccccagtgtgaactgactggtggctcagtagctgagatgactgagtgaatcccttaccacattctgagcaggtgaacggcctctccccagtgtgaactgacctgtgtgctcGTAGCTGGGCTGactgtgtgaatctcttcccacaatctgagcaggtgaatggtcgcTCTCcactgtgaattcgctgatgtattttcagtttaaatgactgagtgaatcctttcccacagtctgagcaggtgaacggcctctctccagtgtgaactcgctgatgtaccttcagattgcatgacagaatgaatcccttcccacagtctgagcaggtgaacggccactccccagtgtgaactttctgatgtagcttcagaaaagatgaccgagtgaatcccttcccacagtctgagcaggtgaatggcctctccccagtgtgaactcgctgatgtttcttcagatcagatgagcaagtgaatcccttcccacagtctgagcaggtgaacggcctctccccagtgtgaactcgctgatgattctgtaggtgggatgactgagtgaatcccttcccacagtgtgagcaggtgaatggcctctccccagtgtgaactcgctgatgtaccttcagattagatgaatgagtgaaccccttcccacagtctgagcaggtgaacggccactccctggtgtgaactcgctgatgagccattaggtcatatgaccgagtgaatccttcaccacaaattcagcagatgaccagcctctgcccagtgtgaactgactggtgtgtccacaggtggaaagaccgactgaatcccttcccacacacaggataggtgaatggccttgcccttTAGATGAAATGTCCAACTGtatctattcccactgtctgagcagatgaatgggttcCCCACCTGTTTgaaatgacgggcgtgccagtcggtcagatgattgagtgaatccctccccacagtctgagcaggaaggatgattgtGTGAATCTCTTGCTCCTCTTCTTaagtatctggacagagacagcaaaactggtgtgttgtgttcgggattcccgtagacaaattccttgtcatttttaacctgtaaaaagatttacaaaatccatcgatgggtgtaggacaacatttcagatgagatcacttgagttgtcaaggtgtgatatgacatcacactgttacagtgaggttgaaCCGAAGTTGGTGAGAGAAActatctcctgactgggcacagtgctgggatggatggatggatggatggatggatggatggatggatggatactttattcatccccatggggaaattcaacatttttttccaatgccccatacacttgttgtagcaaaactaattacatacaatacttaactcagtaaaaatatgatatgcatctaaatcactctctcaaaaagcattaataatagcttttaaaaagttcttaagtcctggcggttgaattgtaaagcctaatggcatttgggagtattgacctcttcatcctgtctgaggagcattgcatcgatagcaacctgtcgctgaaactgcttctctgtctctggatggtgctatgtagaggatgttcagggttttccataattgaccgtagcctactcagcgcccttcgctcagctaccgatgttaaactatccagtactttgcccacgacagagcccgccttccttagcagcttattaagacgtgaggcgtccctcttcttaatgctgcctccccaacacgccaccacaaagaagagggcgctctccacaactgacctatagaacatcttcagcatctcactacagacattgaatgacgccaaccttctaaggaagtacagtcgactctgtgccttcctgcacaaggcatctgtgttggcagtccagtctagcttctcgtctaactgtactcccagatacttgtaggtcttaacctgctccacacattctccattaatgatcactggctgcatatgaggcctagatctcctaaagtccaccaccatctccttggtcttggtgatattgagacgcaggtagtttgagttgcaccatatcacaaagtccataTCACCATATCTGGAATGATCATCAAACTGTCTGATGTTCTTCCTGTCTctctaagaatggggcatttctgccatcgtcaatttgtgacttggctcagtttgactctctccattggtattattccctgttcccactgagctgcctggccccacagtaactgaaacactctcaccgaaaaagccggcagtgcattccatgcacccaccagtctctgtgtagaaaacttaccccgacatccccttggtatctatttccaagcacctgaaaagtctgctccctcgtgttagacatttcagccctgggaaaaatcctctggctatccacacgatcaatactcctcatcatcttatacacctaacaAAGTTCTAAACATAAACacggaaattatacattgctttgaggatttgttggacgtatacaaaatgatgagggagaagattgggtaaataaatgcaagcagctttttccactgagggtgggtgggatgacaaccagaggtcaggggtaagtggggaaggtgaaaatttaatgggaacatgtggaaaagctctttactgaaatggttgtgagagtgtggaatgagatgccagaacaagtggtgaatatgagctcagtttcaccgtttaaaagaagtttggatgtgagcctggatggtaggggtatggattttttataaaaagggcccaaaggatattgggaaccAAAtacaccacaaccacaaactgttcctgccgctacaatccaggaaacggtaccacagcaaaaggaccaacaggttccgggacatcaccttccaccaggccatcagactgattaattgatcTCTATGCTTTCTTGACTGTCCTATATACAAACTAATTATTATAAATCAATttcaattacacattgcacatttagacagtaatgtaacgtaaatatttctactcctcatccaTATGAAGGATGtgcataataaagtcaattcaattcaccatctccactatctgttctgtctttctggctcccattccccctacaacttacttTAACCATATCAGCCCCAACCCCCACTACCTCTAGTAAGCCTTACCACTAAGATATTAGTTGCttcttgttctgttcccctaactaacaaatccacttatcagccctttgactttcctctccccaacagtttctaaagtgttCCACTTGTTGTTGTCCGGGCATGGCCATTggagtactctgcgatggctatttaacctcattctccttcctgactctcacccagtttcctttgtcctgcaccttgggtgtaactcacctctcttcatgtcatatctttcaccccctcctactgctggatgatctggaattcacccatttcaagaTCCAAcaccttaaagtgcagggttacaagctgaagctggatgcacatcttgtaggtgagggcatcagggacactggtctcccctccttccctccaatattcCCTCTagtttgtaataaccagtgtgcacatgaatcttgtactgtgcatttttacccagtgacaacatgtgcacagtgaattataTATAGAGatatattcattttcacagctggcAAATCGCGGtcgataggaactttgatctcctctgggtttgatcgagttcatctgcactctcacacaacctatgtagcaggcctgtaatgggtaatgaaggattttctcaccaaagcttttgcatattgtctatatgtggtttgcttgctaaattacactttaaaaagtcaggtttccaaatatcactccacttcttcccacttgcaaattctccagcaacttttgcaacacCAGAATACACACAAgtatcaccagtttctgtattcccctgaagcctcccccaatgactgacagtggtgaactcagtgatggtaatgccaatgaatatgaagggaagggcagtagtctgtctcattggagcctGGCACATTTGGGATGTGAAAGCGACTTGCTGCCCAGGACAAAGGTATTTGCCATCATTAAGTACCCAGAgaaaatgggacaaaacatgttctcacgggTAAAAAtgtccagaacaagaggaggtagaacaagcaacaggcacaaaatgctggaggaactcagcaggtaaggcagcatctatggaaaagagtactaatgctgaattcctccttttttaattaaccacctttttttttgatcaaccagtttccaaatactTCTAATCTTTCACTTTTAACCACATCGTGCTGGTCTTATTCGTCCTCCTCCTCtgaaccccatctctctctggagcccctgactcaggctggcaacacttcggtttctgactctgcaccatcgaagattcactcgctagtctgctgtcaggcttAAGAGGTGCATTGAATTGCGAGACCGCAGGTTCTTTTACTGAGagagatcgagagagagagagagaacgtcaaaaccacagagagctcatcgtcttattcaccctggagaaaatcatgcaggtgtATTAATTTcagcccagggctgaaatggctaacacaagggggaagtaggtacaggggaggtgTCATTCATAAGTTTttataagcaa
This window of the Hemitrygon akajei unplaced genomic scaffold, sHemAka1.3 Scf000100, whole genome shotgun sequence genome carries:
- the LOC140723079 gene encoding uncharacterized protein, which gives rise to MAHQRVHTREWPFTCSDCGKGFTHSSNLKVHQRVHTGERPFTCSHCGKGFTQSSHLQNHQRVHTGERPFTCSDCGKGFTCSSDLKKHQRVHTGERPFTCSDCGKGFTRSSFLKLHQKVHTGEWPFTCSDCGKGFILSCNLKVHQRVHTGERPFTCSDCGKGFTQSFKLKIHQRIHSGERPFTCSDCGKRFTQSAQLRAHRSVHTGERPFTCSECGKGFTQSSQLLSHQSVHTGERPFTCSDCGKGFTQSYTLLVHQRLHTGERPFTCSDCGKRFTESSKLKVHQRVHTGERPFICSECGKGFIQSCNLKVHQRVHTGERPFTCSDCGKGFTRSSELKVHWRVHTGERPFICSECGKGFIQSCKLKVHQRVHTGERPFTCSDCGKGFTRSSELKVHWRVHTGERPFTCSDCGKGFTLSSKLKLHQRVHTGERPFTCSDCGKGFTQSSHLQAHRSVHTGEKPFTC